Sequence from the Nymphaea colorata isolate Beijing-Zhang1983 chromosome 9, ASM883128v2, whole genome shotgun sequence genome:
TAATTCTTTGTTCGGATGGCCACACAGAGCAAACATAATCACATCCAACCTCTCAATTTCGTTGGTCTTCCCTTCAGCACCGCCACCATCATGTTTCTTTGAACATCTTAACTTCGAGAAGATCGACCCTAGGGAGTTGCGAGCAGAGATTATTGATGCAAGCTGCTCGAACGTGGCTACTGTATTAGCTCGGACATCTCTCAGGATTTTTTCAACCTTGCTATCATTTGTGGACGACCCATCAGCTTCCATGGTTTTCAACAGCTGCAGGCATTTGATCATGTCCTTCCTCATGCTCTTCCTCATGCATTGGTATCTACCGATGCCGACATCAAGATTCTGATCCCTTCTGCGGAACATCGACTGAAGGGCTTGCTGCTCCTCTCTCATACGCTGCACTGAATCCTTCACCATCCCACACACATCAAGCAATCTCAGAAAGTCATCCATCAGTTGGGTAACAAAGGTGTCCTTTCTACAGAGAGCTTGCTGTGTGTGAGCCATTTGCAGGAAGCCATCAATGCAGCAGAAGAGGTCCTTAAGGTGGCCAAGTCCGGTGCTTGTCAAGCTGTGTGGCTTGGCCTGCCATTCTTTTGCAGCCTCAAGGCATTCTTCCACTCGGCGCAAGATGGGGTTTGAACTTGTGGGCAAGCTGATGGACCTTGCGTGGAAAGAGTTTGAGGATGATGTTGCCATTTCTCACTGTCTTTCTTGCCTTGCAGAAATGAAATGTCGTGGTTTTGATGATGAACATCCCCGCGGCTTCTCTTATATAAAGACTGGCTAAGAGACAAGTGGAATCTTGCCCTGTTGGTAGCATTTAGTGAGCATGTGGGAGATGTATATGCGCCATTGGCTTTCTCATTCGTATTGAATTTGTATTCTGTTTATATGAGAAAAACAGGTGTACGTGGGGACAATGAAGAATCAAAGGGCCGTGAGGATTAATTGATAATCTTTTGTTGGGATCGATTTCTTAAGAAAGCTGTGTCGTTAGGTGCGTAACATTAGTGGGTAGAAACCTGCAGGATGAGCTGATGGTTGATTGCGTCATACATTGTCTTTGATCTGACGTCTCTAGTGATTTTATATGAACCTCATTGTATATATTATTCTTGCTAGCATTGCTTGCTTCACCTAATTTGGAGTTCCAATCAAGATTGTAACATCTTGTTTAGAACAACTGGGAATCGTTTGAATGTTGGTAattatgaaaaagaatgatggCTACGTCTACTGAATTGATTGAGTTATCAAGTCTTTCTGGGCCACCAACCGGCAGTAGTCTATAGCCATCAGGCGAATACTACAGGAGCTACATTCAGATGATCATGTATTCTTAAGAAGATAGATTACTGCCCCAGGTGTAAAAAATAGTTTAGAAATAGTCAGCATTGAAAGTTCTCAAGAATGTTTTCAACCCTTGTGGCATACCCCCGAAATGCCATTGAAAGTATTTGGATACACAGCCCTTCCATGTACCGATAAGATCTAAATCCACTGAAGAAATCGATAAAAGGCTACCAAATTGGCCCGCCTATACTGATTGAACtaatttgaaatgaaatagagaaatttgttcattcaaattcagaaTCCCTTTGTAGATACCACCTGTTCATTCACTCTGACTAAGCTTTTAACCTTAAGGCGCAAAAACAACGATCGGCCTCGAATCTCTATGGTTGTTAACAAAAGGAAAGACGACTTCTGTACAAGGAGATTTTCAAAACAGGAGACTTGGATTGTAACAGAAAAGGTGCTGCCCAAATGAAAATTCTTACCTCCAATTTATGAGTTAGGTATGGGCTTCACCAAAGACTTCGAATTATTAATTCCACGCACACCGACAGGCAGCCAGATCACACGCATAACGTAAGCACATACCTTTCATTAAGAATGTGGGCCTGACCATCGAGAACCTTCCAGTTATTAGTATCGGCCCCCCGTGCACGCCATCCATGCAATATCCAACTGACAGCGACAGAACACATGTGTCCTTCCCGCTTGACGCACCACGTGGCACAACTAGTTTCAGGTCCAGGGTGCCTTGGATTGGAAGATTGCATTGTACAGCTTCCTTTTTAAAGAAGAAGGCCCCTCTGATCGTGCCATCATCATAAATTTAATGACAGAACAACTGTTGGCGATGGGCTGGCGTCTTCCAGTTGCCATCAGTGGGGCTCGTTTTTAGCATTATTGAACTGTTCTTGTTACCTAGAGAAGGTGTGGTAAAGAGTACTCATTGAGTTAAAAGATCAAGTTTCATCAAGTTTGAACTTTTTCATAGTTTTGTGCTCGTAATTGGAAGTTTGGGAGGTCAAACAAGGATTTGCTCATTGGGGAGTTCTTTGTCATCAAACGAACAAAAGTTACTTTTAATTATTGCATAGATTTGGGACAAAAGTCTGCCCAAGGCTGCCTGGCAGCCACTCCGTTCATGGTGATGAGAAAATATTTTGCCAAAACAATTCTATCCTCTTGTTAATGAAGCTCAAAAGAAATGTTAACGGACCGACTTCGTTAAAATGTGTATCGCAGTAGCACAAAGGTAATGCAGACAAGTATTCAGGGCAGCATACCCTTTACCTCATATGAACCGTCATCAACAAGCTTCTCACGTGTAGAGTTAGGTTCGAGTTAGAGCTATCTTGATTGACGCATAAGCTATGGTCACAACTGCGCAATGGTGGCATCAAGCTGAATGGTGAGAGAAAGTTCAGCATTCAGTGTAAGGCAATGATCAATCCGTTTGATTGTAAGACATTTAGCAACCAGCTAGCTGGGAACTTTCTGTCAGTGCAGTCTTTCTTAAATAATGTAGTTAGTGCAATGACATTCAGAAAAATGACATGCTCTGGTAGAGTCTTACTTGTTACAATTCCTGTCGTTCGTAGTCAGTGATTTGCCAAGTCCCGAGGAGCCCTCTTCTTCTAAACTATTTAAAGACAAATCTTCTGTTATGTTAAGAAGACTATACGGTGGTCGAACGCTAGGAAGAACTCTTCGTGCTGCGTTGGGCAAAAGCTTGGCTCGTAACGGTTGCCACCTTGCAAAAGTTGACCCCCTATAAGCACATTATGTACCAAACACCGTTTATTATAGTGCATCCTCAGCTTTTTCATGtccttttttgtaaaatgtggTAGTCAAGGCTCGGTCAGGTTTTCTCTTCAAGGAGCAGGTTCATTGTTCTTACATTTGGAAATAtttttgtcacaaaaaaaaaaaaaacaaacaaaatttttgttgtgcATAAATAGTTGGTTTAAATGGGTTAGAGGCAAGATCATGGTGCTAAAGTTTAATCTTGTCAAATCACCCACCCATGAGTCCATCTTGTCATTGTCGTGTCATAAATACACCGACAAATTGATAAGACCTTTAATGGGACCTGGCATTCTACACAAAAATAATGGagatagaagagagagacggaAGGAGACCTCAattgagaaagagaaacagagaatCACAAGCAGAAATTTTGGAGAAAGATAAATCGTTACTATACACAAAAAATTTACACATGAACAAAATTTACATCTATTAAAGTTCGGATGCTAAGGTGAAGCTCTGGAGAATGAAACGGTCATCTTAACTGCATGTTAAGATGTTGAGAAGGGTGACTCTTGCATTGATCAAGCACCTAAACACGCCTTCCAACTCATCTTCAACCCCCCTCAAGCACCGATCCAAATTTTCCATTAGCCTCTGCGCAGATTGAACACTATCTTCTGCCAATTCCTTGTTCAATTGGCCACACGCAGCAAACAGAGCCGCATCCAGCCTCTCTATTTCATTGATGTTCTCTTCGTCGGGGctattttgtctctttgaaCTCAACAATCTTGAGAAGACAGACCAGGAGGGGTTGCGTGCGGAGATGATCGATGCCAGAAGCTCAAACACATACACTGTATTGGTTTTCACGTCTCTTAGAATGGCCTCGACCTTACAATCATCAGAGGGAAATGCAAGAACTTCCATGGTTTTCATCATTTGCTGGCATTTGATCATctcttttctcattctcttcctCGTGGACTGATATCGGCTGATACCAACATGTAGATTTTGATCCCTTCTACGGAACATTGACTGAAGTGCTTCCTGCTGCTCTCGCATCTGCTGCACTGAATCTTTCACCATCCCACACACGTCCAACAGTCTCAGGAAGTCATCCATCAATTGGTTGACAAACTTCTCCTTCCTGCGGAGAGCTTGCTGACTATAAGCCATTTGCAGGAAGTTGCCAGTGCAGAAAAAGAGATCCTTGAGGTGGGCAAGGCCATTGCTTGTCAAGCTATGTGGCTGGGCTTGCCAACCCTTAGCGACCGCAAGACATTCTTCCACTCGGTGCAAGATTGGGTTGGTTTTTGTGGGCAAGCTGATAGATCTGTGGCTGAAAGAgtttgaggaacaagtttccatttctctcttcattcTTTGCGTATCGGCGAGAAGAAAGTTTTGGTTTTTGAACCTTGAAGATGAAGGAGGCACGGCGCTTGTTATATACAGACTAGTTGGGAGACAGGAGGAATCTTTCCCCGTCGGAAACTACTATTATGCATGTGATCTTTGCCCATTTgccactgattttctgattGATACTAatctttaattttgtttaatagGAATGTAAGGCGGAGATGGGGATAATCAGGAACCAAAGGAGTTATAAATCACTTTGTTGGCctcatttttcaaaaagcttATTCCGTTCAATCCCCAACAAAACTTTCACGAAAGTCTCATTTATGATTCTTACGTAAACAGGATCCATTTACGAACAATAAATGGTACAACCTCCGACTTTTATCCTGATTTAGTTTCGATGTACATAGTCCAAGGATTTTACAAACAGTGAAAGCAATTATTGCAGTCAAATATTCGACAGTCATGCCCCAGGAGCCTGGCTTAGTGACGTTAACGCAAACTATGGACGTCGACATTTTGCATTATTTGGACGAACTAAGTATATTGGAAAGGATTCAATCTAATCGGAAAACgcaaaaaaatccaaaataaatcAAGACCCAAGGCCATATCCTAACCATTTATATCTCTGACACATGCCAGATCAGATCTAGATCCACTTGGCCCATTCTTTAGATGAATTAGAGGCGGCGATCCTGATCTAAATAGACTTGGATCAGACGGTAATCAACTCCCGGCTTGATGAAATATCGGTTGCTCCCAATTTGAAGTACCTAATTAACTTTTTAGTGAGCCACATTTTAAGCATGGGCAGCCTGCGATTATAATACTGAAAATGGACTCCAACCCAGTTGTTTGTTTGTCCAAGGacttcatcatcaccatcagCAGCAGAGCAGCAGCAACTTGGGCTTCTGTCGTTCAATAATATCAGCCTATTAAGAACAGAAACTGAAAGTTACAGACGCCAAATTAAGAGTAACTGCAACGGATGTTGACTCATACAGGATAAGGACAGGATATGGAAGTTGTTAGATCCATGAAATAGAACTGGAAGATGGCAGCCAACAGCAAGGGGGGAAGGAGAAAACCGCTAATCATCTGCTCAGTTGGTTTCAATTATTATGTGTTTAATATGTGTTCGGTGTAGGCTTGACCGATTGACTTCCAATAATTGCCCCAAGGATACCAAACTGCCTAATAGACAGATAAGCAAACAATTTAGGTACAGACTTGGTCAAAGACTTCCAATTATTGCCCCCACGAGGACCAACGATGGGCACCCGTGCGTCTGAGACCTGCATTGAAGTCTAGGAGCCTTAGGTATGGGTTTCTTTGTTTCAGACTTGGCTCACCCCATTTAATTTATTCTCTCATCTAGACAACAATCAATCAGCACCTGCCATGCAAAGCGTTTCTCTAGTAGGCAAGTTGGCCTTAAGTAATGGAATGCCAGAAGATTCCCATAGAAGTCTGTTAGGAATTGAACTCTTGCCCTTTTCAACTGTGAAATTTTATATAACAGCAGAGAGCGCTCCTCCCTTAGCTGGGTGGAGCGTTATTCATGACGTCCaatcttttcaaatttcatgattgACAGACTATATGTGTCAGTGCCCATCCAGATACACGACATAATGCATCTCATGGGCAGTCAAAGTTTCAAACGTTGATGCTGCCACTACCAACAAGCTGTCCCAGCAGAGCTTACAGTAGAACTCCCATCCCTGACATCCCAGTTACAGCAGCATTGCTTGctgtgaaggaagaaaaatgtcaTTTAGTCTGCTCAGTGTTTAACCGTTAAACATGGCTAAATAGTTGAAGATTTAGATTGAAGCCAGCAGCAGCAGTAGACCGATTATCTGATGGCTGCCGTTGCAGGGGCACTTGGGTGGGAAACCTTTTCTTTCGTCAAACAAGGTGAGTTACAACTACAGGTGCACAAATGATTTGAACAACTCAAGCTCAAATTAAGTCCGATTGATATAGGCCAGCCCAGTCGAGCTTGACTTATATAATAGATGAGTTAAGCTGGACCAAACAGCCCAAGCCCATTCGTTGTACAAACCAACTTCAAACATCATTTGAGCCCATCTGAACTCGATCGAGCTCATCTAATAAAGAAGCTTCTACCTGCTTCATTCTTTGCGAGATTCTTTTGCAAATAATCAAAGTGGCATCCTCTATAATTACCAACAGGCAGGTTATGTGTGCAAAGCGTGAAATAGAAACCATTTCCACAAGCTCTACCAACTGACAGAAGCAATGAGTGGTTTAAGAACCGGTGCCGGTAAAACATTTGAGTTAAGCAGTGCATCTATGCTGCAAAGGTAAACACTGTACAACAGAACCTTTTACTACCGGAAACTATTATCACTAAACAGGCCCCACAGCAGCCCCGTACTGATTATGGTTCTTGCCTGCATATACTTGACCTATTGGAAGCATGACAGTATCACTTAGGGTGCATTCAGTTATCAGTCtttaaattcataaatttaatGTAGCATATTTTGATGGCCTGACAATGTATGGGCACTCAATTAATGGCTCTCACACTAAAGATCTTGGGTCAAACTTCTGATCCACACTATTATCACTAAACGGACCCCACAGCAGCCCCGTACTGATTATGGTTCTTGCCTGCATATACGTGACCTATTAGAAGCATGACAGAATCACTTAGGGTGCATTCAATTGTCAGTctttaaattcatgaatttaatGTAGCATATTTTGATGGCCTGACAATGTATGGGCACTCAATTAATGCTTCTCACACTAAAAATCGTGGGTCAAACTTCTGATCCGCACTAGAGACCCTCATTTTTGCCTTTTACACAGCAATGGTTTAAAAACAGAAGAGTATGTCGAACCTTAACTCCATAAATAGATCAGCACTTATTGGCCTCCtcttaaaaaattgaacatcTAATTAACCCGtcaaacacaaaagaaatccaCTTACTGTTTTTACAGGTCAAAGAACCGGTCCTGCACTCTCACGAGAGCAACACTAAAACTCCAAAAATCATTTGGACACAAAGTCCTATTACCAGCTTTAACTGCAAGAAGTGGTGCCTACCAGTAAATTTGGTTGGGAGAAAACTGGTTCTTAAATACTAGCGTCCCTGCGGGCACATGCTACATCAAACAACGGATAAGGGAGCCAAGAACACAGAAAAAATGCTACTTAGGGGATCCATCTCCCATCATGAAACGGGTGGCAGAAAACACTGTCCAAGACGACGTCTGTTAAGCAACCAGACGACCTCctaaggggtcgtttggcaatgAGAATACTAACGCACTATTCCATAAATTTACCCTgaactgttccatgaatctgtttAAAGAATTAGGGTAGATTCTTCCATGaatagtttgttactgtttcCATTGCTGATCATCCCCAAAGGAATCAAAGTATAAGTCTAGTTAAGATTTCATCAGaagcaaagaaaagaacagtTCAGGCTGCTATTCTACTCATTTAGGCACACAAAGTCGAGCTTTAGTCAGACGCTCATGATCACCAGTTCAGCATAGCAAGCAGGTGCCTAGGAAACAAAGTTTGAGTAACCAAACTGCTCGGCCATGTGTTCCGAAGTCCTTTGCGATAATATATATACcaagataataaataattgaCAACACTTGTCGAGAAATGCTTATATGGACCATTTGCTTGGATTATtctctgcaaaaaaaaatgtatgcaagaataataaataattaataGCTTTTAGCTTGGGATATTCAAATTAATTATTCCCTCGGACGATTttacaaaagagaaaatgggAAGGAATTCCACAGGGGATTTAATAGTCGCAGGAGTTGCTGGACAGATGGTTTGAATGGCTTGGTGTGCACGAAGACGCACTCAGCGAATCTTTTATTACTTGACGTACATGCCAAGCACGGGCCATATTAGTAGGATAGCCCAACGCCAATGCAAACAAGACAATTGGCACATTGCAGGCTAACTTAACGCAAGGTCACAAATTTCTCAGCCAATAGAAAATTACTAGATAAGCAAAAGCACAAGAAACGATAAATTCATTATACATGGGCAAACAAAAGGCAGTAAACTGCACGGTTTGATTTACTTTCTTGCCTCACAACACCACTTTGCTTCCATTAGCAGCGTCTGTGAAACGTTAGATATTTGACTGACTGGGGAAGCAGCAGCACAGAGAAACGTTAACGCCAGCGTAAATGAGGTCAAAAAAAGGGCTGTAAACTGCACATAACTACGTGGGTTTGATTTACTTTTTGTCTCATACTACCACGACGGTCAGGCACGAGAATAATGCTTAGCAGTTAAGCACAGCTAACTAAGCCTGTgcatcgggccggcctggtCCAACACTTGAAACCCGAGTCCGGCTAAGGCTCAgctcgattaaattaaaaacatatatttttaatataaaataatatataaatataattaattataataaaattatatatatatactatgtattaaaaaaaaattatcgggCCAAATCAAGCTCAGTAGAACCCACCCAACCGGcggtccctttttttttttttggccgaGTATCCATCGGGTGC
This genomic interval carries:
- the LOC116261197 gene encoding uncharacterized protein LOC116261197; the protein is MATSSSNSFHARSISLPTSSNPILRRVEECLEAAKEWQAKPHSLTSTGLGHLKDLFCCIDGFLQMAHTQQALCRKDTFVTQLMDDFLRLLDVCGMVKDSVQRMREEQQALQSMFRRRDQNLDVGIGRYQCMRKSMRKDMIKCLQLLKTMEADGSSTNDSKVEKILRDVRANTVATFEQLASIISARNSLGSIFSKLRCSKKHDGGGAEGKTNEIERLDVIMFALCGHPNKELAEDSVQYVKRLMENLESCLTGVEDELEGVFRSLITARAALLNFLTCC
- the LOC116261068 gene encoding uncharacterized protein LOC116261068, translated to MKREMETCSSNSFSHRSISLPTKTNPILHRVEECLAVAKGWQAQPHSLTSNGLAHLKDLFFCTGNFLQMAYSQQALRRKEKFVNQLMDDFLRLLDVCGMVKDSVQQMREQQEALQSMFRRRDQNLHVGISRYQSTRKRMRKEMIKCQQMMKTMEVLAFPSDDCKVEAILRDVKTNTVYVFELLASIISARNPSWSVFSRLLSSKRQNSPDEENINEIERLDAALFAACGQLNKELAEDSVQSAQRLMENLDRCLRGVEDELEGVFRCLINARVTLLNILTCS